One window from the genome of Streptococcus halotolerans encodes:
- a CDS encoding aspartate kinase produces the protein MKVTKFGGSSLASAEQLQKVLNIVKSDPERRFIVVSAPGKRHSEDIKVTDALINYYNHYINHEETAEEKKWIVERYRDIAIELNLDLTIIDTIQNAIDHLATLPIENNPYLYDTFLAAGEDNNAKLIAAYFKENGLNAVYLHPREAGLFVSSEPQNARVLPTSYHHIEKITHSPHISIIPGFFGVTIDNHICTFSRGGSDITGSLIAAGTQADLYENFTDVDGIFAAHPGVVHKPHSISELTYKEMRELAYAGFSVLHDEALIPVYRAKIPLVIKNTNNPDHPGTKVILKHEHLDLPVVGISGDDQFVSINISKYLMNREIGFGRKVLQLLEELNMRWEHIPTGIDDMSIVLRKRELTPEKEERIIDYLQNELHVDEVDIEKDLSIIMIVGEKMKNHIGITASATKVLSEKNINLEMISQGSSEVSIMFVIKTQQEKEAIKALYSAFF, from the coding sequence ATGAAAGTTACAAAATTTGGCGGAAGCTCACTTGCTTCAGCTGAACAATTACAAAAAGTTCTCAATATTGTCAAAAGTGATCCAGAGCGACGTTTCATCGTTGTGTCTGCTCCAGGTAAACGACATTCCGAAGACATCAAAGTAACAGACGCTCTTATCAATTACTACAATCATTACATTAATCACGAAGAAACGGCTGAAGAAAAAAAGTGGATTGTTGAACGATATCGTGATATAGCAATCGAACTTAATCTTGATTTAACAATCATTGATACGATTCAAAACGCCATCGACCATCTTGCGACACTCCCAATTGAAAACAATCCTTATCTATACGACACTTTTTTAGCTGCTGGAGAGGATAATAATGCCAAATTAATTGCTGCTTACTTTAAAGAAAATGGTTTGAATGCTGTTTACTTACATCCTAGAGAAGCTGGGCTTTTTGTATCAAGTGAACCGCAAAATGCGAGAGTCTTACCAACGAGTTACCATCACATTGAAAAAATAACTCACAGCCCACATATATCTATCATCCCAGGATTTTTTGGAGTAACCATTGATAATCATATTTGCACCTTTTCACGTGGTGGCTCAGATATTACTGGTTCATTAATTGCTGCTGGAACACAGGCTGATCTCTATGAAAACTTCACTGACGTTGATGGTATCTTCGCAGCTCATCCAGGCGTTGTTCATAAACCGCATTCCATTAGTGAATTAACTTACAAAGAAATGCGAGAGTTAGCCTACGCAGGTTTTTCAGTCCTACACGACGAGGCTCTTATTCCTGTCTATCGCGCTAAGATTCCTCTCGTCATTAAAAATACCAATAATCCTGACCATCCAGGCACAAAAGTCATTCTAAAGCATGAACATCTAGACTTACCGGTTGTTGGCATTTCAGGAGACGATCAGTTTGTTAGTATCAATATTTCTAAATACCTAATGAACAGAGAAATCGGATTCGGTCGTAAAGTTTTACAACTTTTAGAAGAGCTTAATATGCGCTGGGAACACATTCCGACAGGAATTGACGACATGTCCATTGTACTCAGAAAACGCGAATTAACGCCAGAAAAAGAAGAAAGAATAATTGATTATCTTCAAAATGAACTCCACGTGGATGAAGTTGACATCGAAAAAGACCTCTCAATCATTATGATCGTAGGAGAAAAAATGAAAAATCATATTGGGATCACAGCTTCCGCAACAAAAGTCTTATCTGAGAAAAATATCAACTTAGAGATGATTTCTCAAGGTTCAAGTGAAGTTTCAATTATGTTTGTCATAAAAACCCAGCAAGAAAAAGAAGCAATCAAAGCCCTCTACTCAGCATTTTTCTAA
- a CDS encoding ISL3 family transposase (programmed frameshift): MEQLDYIKDSLDIKDPNITFEKTFDKFFTHREYHAKLDDEPPQCPVCQDKMAKYDFQKPYKIPYLEMAGCKVLIRLKKRRFKCQACGKMAVAKTSLVRENHQIPNIINHKITDKLMSREAMTKIAEDLSVSVSTVYRQLNRFECKTDLTWLPENMSWDEYAFKKGKMSFIAQDFDANKIIAILDGRTQAVIRNHFMRYSHKVRSRVKVITMDMFSPYYDIAKQLFPKAKIVLDRFHIVQHLSRAMNRFRIQIMNQFEHQSYEYKALKRYWKLIQQDSRNLNDKRFYRPTFRMHLTNQEIVQRLLSYSDELRHHYELFQCLLFHFQEKQEKHFFELISDTIKQVHPIFKTVLSTFLKDKEKIINALKLPYSNAKLEATNNLIKVIKRNAFGFRKNENFKKRIYLALNTTKEKTKLVLSRC; this comes from the exons AGACATTTGACAAGTTCTTCACTCACAGAGAATATCATGCCAAGTTAGATGATGAACCCCCGCAATGCCCTGTTTGTCAAGATAAAATGGCAAAGTACGATTTCCAAAAGCCATACAAAATTCCCTATCTGGAAATGGCGGGTTGTAAAGTACTGATTCGTCTCAAAAAGCGTCGCTTTAAATGTCAAGCGTGTGGGAAAATGGCTGTCGCTAAGACCTCTCTAGTCAGAGAAAATCATCAGATTCCCAACATCATTAACCACAAAATCACCGACAAACTCATGAGCCGTGAAGCAATGACAAAAATCGCTGAAGACCTGTCTGTCTCTGTGTCAACTGTCTATCGGCAACTCAACCGCTTTGAATGCAAGACCGACTTAACCTGGTTACCTGAGAACATGTCCTGGGATGAGTATGCTTTCAAGAAGGGAAAGATGAGCTTTATTGCCCAAGATTTCGATGCTAACAAGATTATCGCTATCCTTGATGGGCGGACGCAAGCTGTCATCAGAAATCATTTCATGCGGTATTCTCACAAGGTGCGCAGTCGTGTCAAAGTCATCACCATGGATATGTTTAGTCCCTATTATGACATCGCTAAGCAACTGTTTCCTAAGGCGAAGATTGTTCTCGATAGGTTCCACATTGTTCAACATTTATCTCGTGCCATGAACCGTTTCCGTATCCAAATCATGAACCAATTTGAGCATCAATCTTACGAATATAAGGCCTTGAAACGTTACTGGAAACTAATCCAACAAGATAGTCGTAACCTAAACGATAAACGGTTTTATCGTCCAACTTTTCGCATGCATTTGACCAATCAAGAGATTGTGCAACGTCTTTTGAGCTACTCTGATGAGCTACGTCACCACTATGAACTCTTCCAATGCCTGCTCTTTCATTTCCAAGAAAAGCAGGAGAAACACTTCTTTGAACTCATTTCTGATACCATCAAACAGGTCCATCCCATCTTCAAGACCGTCTTGTCAACCTTTCTAAAAGACAAAGAGAAGATTATTAATGCCTTGAAACTACCTTATTCCAATGCCAAACTAGAGGCGACCAACAACCTTATTAAAGTCATTAAGCGAAATGCTTTTGGCTTTAGGAAGA ATGAAAACTTCAAAAAACGGATTTATCTTGCTTTGAACACAACAAAAGAGAAGACCAAACTGGTCCTCTCTCGGTGTTAG
- a CDS encoding MarR family winged helix-turn-helix transcriptional regulator, with product MDYKEINDYLVGIFNNILVIEEASLKTSRFNDVSIKEMHTIDEIGNTPDATPSDIAKALMVTLGTVTTSLNKLEKKGYIIRTRSNRDRRVVHLSLSQKGRLLFRLHQKFHMNMVKQITDGFDEEEFAIMSRGLKNLNQFLEDLK from the coding sequence GTGGATTACAAGGAAATCAATGATTACCTAGTAGGTATTTTTAACAATATACTCGTTATTGAAGAAGCTAGTTTGAAAACAAGTCGTTTCAATGATGTTTCAATTAAAGAAATGCATACTATTGATGAAATCGGTAATACTCCAGACGCGACTCCTAGCGACATTGCTAAGGCTTTAATGGTGACATTAGGAACGGTTACAACGAGTTTGAACAAGCTAGAGAAAAAAGGCTATATCATTCGAACCAGATCTAATAGAGATCGTCGTGTGGTGCATTTAAGTCTCTCTCAGAAAGGGCGTCTTCTGTTTCGCTTACACCAAAAATTTCATATGAATATGGTTAAACAGATTACTGATGGTTTTGATGAGGAGGAGTTTGCAATCATGAGTCGTGGTTTGAAAAATTTGAATCAGTTTTTGGAGGACCTTAAATAA